The Corynebacterium sp. SCR221107 genome includes the window ACGCGGATTTTAAACGCCTGTTCGCTCTCAGCGAAACCGCAGGGGGAATATTCTTTCAAAGTTCCCTGCCCCTCGCGCTCGCTTGAGCGCGCCGCGTGAGCCTTAGCCGAGGGCTTCTTTTTGCTTGACGACGGCCACAGGTGGGCAAACTTTACGCAGAATGAGCCTTTGCCGTTGGTGCCGGCAAGTGGTGGGAGGCTTGGTCTATTACGTGCTCGCAGGACCGGTGCCACGGGTAGTCACGATGTCTCATTTTCGGTGCTAATTGCTACTATGAGGGATCGTGAGCCTTACTCTTGGAATCGTCGGACTGCCCAACGTTGGCAAGTCCACCCTTTTTAATGCCCTGACCCGTAACGATGTGCTGGCCGCGAACTACCCGTTCGCCACCATCGAGCCTAATGTCGGCTTGGTGGAGCTGCCGGATCGCCGCCTCAACCGTCTGGCGGAGATCTTTAGCTCCGAGCGCATCCTGCCCGCCACCGTCTCCTTCGTGGACATCGCCGGCATCGTCAAGGGCGCTTCCGAGGGCGAAGGCATGGGCAATGCCTTCCTCGCGAACATCCGTGAGGCGGATGCGATCTGCCAGGTGGTGCGCGCCTTCGCCGACGATAACGTCATCCACGTCGACGGCAAGGTGGACCCCATTCACGACATCTCCGTGATTAACACCGAGCTGATCCTCGCGGATTTGCAGACCATTGAGAAGGCCCTTCCGCGCCTGGAGAAGGAGGCTCGCAAGAACAAGGAGCTCGCCGACACCGTCGCCGCCACCAAGAAGGCGCAGGAAATCCTCGAGGATGACCGCACATTGTTCTCCGCTTCGAAAAATGGCGAGATCGACCTAGCCCTCGTGCGCGACCTGCACCTGATGACGGCCAAGCCATTTTTGTACGTGTTCAACTCCGACGAGGCCGTGCTTACCGACGACGCCCGCAAGGCAGAGCTCGCCGCCCTCGTCGCCCCTGCCGACTGCGTCTTCCTCGACGCGAAGACAGAGACCGAGCTGCTAGAACTCGACGAGGACGAGGCCCTGGAGCTGCTGGAGTCCGTGGGGCAGACCGAGCCTGGCCTGGCGACCCTAGCCCGTGCTGGTTTCCACACCCTCGGCCTGCAGACCTACCTGACCGCAGGGCCGAAGGAATCGCGTGCCTGGACGATCAAGCAGGGCTGGCACGCCCCGCAGGCCGCGGGCGTGATCCACACCGACTTTGAGAAGAAGTTCATTAAGGCCGAGATCATCTCCTTCGACGACCTCGACGCCGCAGGCTCTGTGGCCGAGGCCCGCGCGCAGGGCAAGATGCGCATGGAGGGCAAGGACTACGTTATGCAAGACGGCGACGTCTGCGACTTCAAGATCGGCGGATAATTCCTCGCGGTCAACAATCAAGCCCTTCAGCACAGGCACACTTTCGTGAAAGATCTGTGGTGGAGGGCTTTTCCTCACTCATGGCGCCTGGTCGATGCAGTTGCATCAACCTAACCGAATCGGTCCGAAACTATCGGGCGCCTCAGTCATGGCTGAACGTACCATCTTCGTATGCAAGGAAGCGGCATGAACATGATGCAGACATTGAATGGACTCGTCCACGCCATTGAGGACGTCATCGCTCAAGGGTGGGGTGAAGAACTCGACATTGATGCTTTCGCTGCTTCCCACGCCACGACGGGGTACCACCTGCGGCGGATGTTTTCCTCGCTGGCGGGGATTTCCATCTCTGAATATGTGCGGCGTCGCCGGATGACGCTCGCAGCCACCGATCTCCTAGGTCCTGAGGATTTGCTGAGCATCGCTACCCGTTACGGGTACGGATCGGTGGAGGCATTCGGACGCGCATTTCGGCTCGTGCACGGTGTCAGCCATGGCGAGGTGCGCCGTCAAAGCGGTAGCTTGCGTAACCAACCAATTGTGAAGTTTCGCCTCACTGTAGAAGGAGCAATGTCCATGGACACCCGCATCATCGAAAGGCCAGCGTTTGCGCTGATTGGACACGCCGCGCGTGTGCCACTTATCCATCGCGGAATCAATGAGCATATTCAGCGCCACATCGCCTCGATCCCGCAGCAAGAGCATCAACGGCTCAAGATGCTCGGCAATACCACGCCGACTGGGATCCTGCAGGTAAGCGTGGATGTCGATCCCGATTACGAGGAAGGCAGTGAGCTGACCTATCTGCACGCAGTCGCCGTCGAAGAGGCAACGCAGGTGCCGAATGACCTCGATCGGGTCACTGTCCAGGCTGGGTGGTGGGTCGTATTTCGTACGTCCGGTGCCTATCCCTCGGTGGTGCACGATGCCTATGCTGCCTCGGCCACCGAGTGGTTTCCGTCGAATCCGTGGCGGCTTCGCAACGGGCCATCGATGGTCTCGATTGTGGAGCGCGCCGAGGACTTCAGCACTGCGACCTGTGAGCTCTGGCTGCCGATTGAACGAGGATAGTGTCCCGGGAAGTCCGTACCTCCTTTCGCTTTGGCGAACCGTTGGGGGCTGCATCCTGAGTAAACGGAATGACTCGTGTGGGTCGTAGGCTGCGTTGACCAGCTCTGATATACCTCCGGTACTGTGCATGAGGATAATTGGAGCTGCTGGCCTATTGCGAAGAGAGTCTGATCGATTACATGCGACCGGCGTTGGACGCGAAGCGGTCTTCGCCCGACGAGTGCGTTGGCTTGGAAGGGAAACTATCACCCACAGAAGTAGTTGACCGGTGCGACATTCTCACAACGGTTGGCTGTGTGACGACCTCACCGCGGGTACCGACGATCGTGGCCTATTGTTAGGGTCTATCTCTGGTGTTGTTGGGCCTCTGCCTGGGTCCGGAATCTAGACGATGCTCGATTGGCAATCGATCCGGACAATCGCTGGGTTGGCAATCATTGCTCGCTCGACTATATGCCCTTGGCCTGCGGACATACGTGGACCCTGTAGCTGATTGGACGATCTTGCAGGGCTCCCGCGTCCCGCAGGACGCCGGGGACCGCGCCGACTTTGACAATGAGTGCATCGGTGTGGGGTTTGGTTTATTGGTGCTCTCAATGCCGCAGGCTCCCAATCGGGGTCCGTGCGCAGGGCAGGAAATGTAAGCATGGCAAGGGCGACGGCATGCGTTACGGCGAATCCTGGGACTTTCGTGTGGAAGGCTGTAAGCCATGGCCCTGGGGGTTCTAAGACCTACGAATCTCGTACTGTCAGCCACCTGAGGCTACGCAGTGAGGTGCGTGCCGAAGATTGTGTGGGCAACGGCTAATCCGCTTGCCTTTTCTGTCTTCCATGCCGGGCGTTTCAAAGGGCTTCAAAACTTATGCCCGCATCATCACCTCCCAAAGCGGGTGGTGGATGACGGGGATTGTGAATTCCTTTTCCGAAACCCTTGTGAGTTTATACCCCTAGGGGTATAAAGGTGGGTAGTGGCAGGTTTTCGGAAGGAGCGCGGAATTGTCAGACATTGTCATTCTCGGTGCGGGCGTCGCCGGACACACAGCAGCATTGCACTTGAGCAGACTATTGCCACCCGGGCACACGGTTACGGTGGTTTCACCAAACTCGGAGTGGAATTGGATCCCCAGCAATATCTGGGTGGGCGTGGGCAGGATGGAAAAGAAGAAGGTCATCTTCCCACTGAAGCCGGTGTACGACAAGATTGGCGTGGTATTCAAGCAGGCAAAGGCAACAGTGCTTTGGCCGGAAGGCGATTCCCAATCGGATCGGGGCGCGGTTGATATCGAATACACCGGGATGGGGCGTGCGGGCGAGACTGAGCGCCTGCGCTATGACTTCCTCATCAACGCTACTGGCCCACAGTTACGCTTCGATATGACTGCGGGTTTAGGCCCAGAGGGACATTCTTTATCGGTCTGTACGGCTGACCATGCAGACGAAACCGCCCGAGAATTGAAAGAGATAATCGAACAGCTGCGAAAGGGCGAACACAAGACCCTCGTTGTGGGCATGGGGCACGGCACCTGCACCTGCGAAGGGGCAGCCTTCGAGTACGTTTTCAATGTTGAGCACGAGCTACGCCAAGCGGGAGTGCGCGATCGAGCCCGCGTCATGTACCTGACCAACGAGGCGGAACTCGGCGATTTCGGCGTGGGAGGGATGACCTTCCGACAAGAAGGCTACGAGACTACGTCCAAGATCTGGACGGAGTCGCTATTTAGGGAGCGCGGTGTGGAGCCGATCCTCGGTGCTCACGTGGAGAAGGTCGAGGAAGGCACCGTCTACTTCGAACAGCTAGACGGTAGCCACCACAAGCTCGACTTCGACTTTGCCATGTTGTTGCCACCTTTCGGTGGGGTTGCGCTGAAGGCGTTCGACCGTGCGGGTAAGGACATCACCTCCGAGGTATTCGCGCCCAATGGTTTCATGCTTGTGGATGCCGATTACTCAGGCAAGCCCTACGAGGAGTGGAAGGCCAGCGACTGGCCTCGCACCTGCCAATCGGCGAAGTTTGACAACATGTGGGCGGCAGGAATTGCGTTCGCCCCACCGCACCAGATTTCCCGGCCACGCACATCCCCGAATGGCACCGTGATTACTCCCTCGCCACCTCGAACTGGCCAGCCTTCTGGTGAGATGGGCAAGGCTGCCGCGCTGTCGATTGTTGACCGAATCAAGCACGGCCCGTCTGCCAAGGCGCACGAGGCATCGATGGCAGAACTTACCGCAGCATGCGTGGCCTCGGCCGGTACGGGGCTTCGCAAGGGGTCGGCAGCCTCAATGGTGATGTCGCCGATTGTGCCGGATAGGGAGAAGTTCCGGACCGGCCGGGACTTGCGATTTACTACCGGCGAGATCGGTCTGGGTGGGCACTGGACCAAGCTTGTGCTGCACTACATGTTTATCTACAAAGCAAAGGCCCTTCCGGGCTGGCACCTGATTCCGGAATAAGGAGGAATTGGTCATGTCTAAGACACAGGGGTCGGAGAGTTTCATCGCTCAGCTCGACCATGCACCACTGCCCACCGAGGCAACACTTCGTCGGCGCACTAGCGTGTGCTTCCAGTTTTTCCGGTTCGTGCTCAACAACCTCAAGCTTGGCTACCTCACGCTTTTCGCGAAGCACTAACCAGCACAAACGGCGGGCCACAACCGGTATTTTTCCGATTGGTGCCCGCCGTTTATCACCCTTTGGTGAAGTGACAAGGTACTGGAAAGCCGATGAAGGGAGCTTGCCCGCCTAGATCACGCAGTCGATGACGGCGAGTGAGCCCGGGAAAGGGCAAAGCATTGCCGAAGTCACCAGCGCGGACACGGGTGCCCTGATGGGCGCCAGCCACTTTCCTCGCACAGACTCATTGCCAGGGTGGCCGAGGATGGATGGTCCATGGTCAGCATCCCCCGGCAGCGGCTCACTCATTGCCGCTCCTGCATTCGTCATTCAACCTCGGTGAACTTGCGATCCCAGGCGGAACGGACCGGATTGGCGTCGGCAAGCAACAAATCAAAGCGGTCGCCCGCGATCTCCACGATCTCAGTGAGCGCGACGCGGTGCTCCTGCTCCGGGGAGTTGGCCAGGCGGCGCCGTCCGGCGTCGATGACGCGATCTACGGTGTCGTTGGTGTCGAGGAAGGCCACGAACGGCATGCCGAAACGCTCCTGGTAGGCGGCCGAAAGTTCAGTGATCTTCTCGGCCTGGACATCGTCGAGCTCGCTTAAGCCAACGGAGCCGCGCACTGCACTGATCGCGCTGGACTCCTCATCGCTTGCCAGAAGCAGGCGGTCCATCGCCGGGTAGTCGTGGATGAGCGCCTCCCGCCGAACCTCCGGGGCGGTGAGCACGGCGACCTGAATCGCCTCGCGCAGCTCGTTGACGTCGGCGAACGGGCGGGCTTCCCAAGCGGTCGCTAGCGGCCAGGTCTCGTTGTTAAACAGCGGGCGCAGCGTGGCCACGAACTGCTCTTGGTTCATGGCGTTGAGCTCGTCGAGGGAGACACCCTCGCCCTGATTGCGGGCGACATCGCCGCCGGACTGCTTACCGAGGTGGAAGAACACCAGGTTCAACACGATGGCGGTGATCGCGCCGATGCTCATGCCCGAGGACACAAAGGAGCGCACCCACTCCGGGAAGGCTTGGGCGATATCCGGCTTGAAGGTCACCAGCATGGCAAGTCCCAGCGCGGAGGTGACGATCACGGCGTTGCGGCCGTCGTTGAGGTCGGTCTTGGCGATGGTCTGCAGTCCCACCCAGGCGACGTTGGCGAAAAGTGCCAGCGAGGCGCCGCCGAGGACGGGCGCGGGGATGGAGGCGACGATGGCTCCGGCCTTGGGCAACAGGCCTAAGATGATCATGAAGCCCGCGGCAGACGCCGCCACCCAGCGCGACTTCACGCCGGTTAGCCGCACGAGGCCAACATTTTGCGCGAAGCAGGTGTAGGGGAAGGAATTCATGATGCCGCCGATGAGCGTGGACAGTCCGTCGGCGCGGATGGCTCGCTCGACATCCTCGCGGCGGATACGCTTCTTGACGATCTCGCCCGTGGCGAAGACGTCACCGGTGGTCTCCACCATCGTGATGATCATGACGATGATCATGGAGAAGATCGCGATCACATCAAAGCTCGGGACCCCGAAATAAAACGGGGTAGTGATGCCAAACGCGCTGGCTTGGCCCACCTCATCGAAGGAGGTATCGCCCAAGATCAAGGCGATGGTGGTGCCTAGGACCAGGCCGATGAGGATCGACAAGGTGCCGAGGAAGCCATGGAAGAAGCGCTGCACCAAGATGATGACCGCCAGAGTGCCGAAGGCGTAGAGCAGGTCGCGGCTCGCTGGGGTGCTCTCGGCGTAGTTGGTGAAGTCGTTGGCCGACACCGCCAGCAGGGAGGTGCCCATCACCAAAAGCACGGAGCCGGTCACCACCGGCGGGAAGAACTTCAGGAAGCGCCCGAATAGTGGCGCGACGAAGAAGGTAAACAGACCCGCGACGATGATGGAGCCGTAGATGGTGGGCAGGGAACCGAGTCCGCCCGCCCCGTCGGTGGCACCGAGGCCGATCGCGATGATGGGGGCTACTGAGGTGGTGGTCACGCCCTGGATGATAGGAAGGCGCACGCCGACGTGGCGGCCGATGCCCACCGACTGGATGAGCGTGGCGATGCCGCAAGTCAACAGGTCGGCGTTGATGAGGTGGATGGTGGTCGCCGTATCAAGATTGAGCGAGCCTGCGATGAGCAGGGGCACGATCACGGCGCCGGCGTAGAACGCCAACACATGTTGTAGACCAAGGACCGCTAGTTTTGGTGCGGCGGGGACCTGGTCCACAGGGTGCTTGGGCTGGGTAAGCGTGGAAACAGCCACGAAGTCCTCCTGGTGGGGCGGCGAAGCCAAAAAATTCGAGTGGTGAGTTGATTGTTGAGAATCATCTGACAACTAGAAACTGTAGGCGCGGACTGTCGCAACTGTGAACTCGAAAAAAGAGGATATTTCTCCTCCAGTTCCATTAAGCTTCCCCGGGAGACCTTCTTGAGAATTAATCAATCGTGAAAATTCAGAGGAGGACGTGTTCAAAGCACTAGTTTCGCTCATCGGAGCAGTCGCAGTAGGGGCAGTGGCGTACTCGGTCGTGAATGATGAATCCATCACTGTGACCAGGATCATTGATGGCGACACGATTGAGGTCAGCGCTGACGGAGGTGAAAAGCGCGTGCGGTTATTGAATATCAATACTCCCGAACTAGCCCATGACGGTAACCAGGCTGACTGCCTTGCCACCGAAGCGAAACAATTCCTTGAAGGGCGCCTTCCCAAAGGTACAAAGGTCGATTTGGAATACGACATTGAAACGACTGACAAATACGGAAGGGACCTTGCTGGAGTGTTTGTCGACGGTACGTTTATTAATGAAGAAATTGTCGCTGCAGGCTTTGCAGTTGCGATAAAGGTTGAGCCAAATACGAAGTTTTATTCGCAGCTAAAGTCTGCCGAGCAACGTTCGCGAGAAAGCCGGATTGGCGTTTTCGGCGTTGGTGAACAATGCATGGTCACCGATGATGC containing:
- the ychF gene encoding redox-regulated ATPase YchF, whose amino-acid sequence is MSLTLGIVGLPNVGKSTLFNALTRNDVLAANYPFATIEPNVGLVELPDRRLNRLAEIFSSERILPATVSFVDIAGIVKGASEGEGMGNAFLANIREADAICQVVRAFADDNVIHVDGKVDPIHDISVINTELILADLQTIEKALPRLEKEARKNKELADTVAATKKAQEILEDDRTLFSASKNGEIDLALVRDLHLMTAKPFLYVFNSDEAVLTDDARKAELAALVAPADCVFLDAKTETELLELDEDEALELLESVGQTEPGLATLARAGFHTLGLQTYLTAGPKESRAWTIKQGWHAPQAAGVIHTDFEKKFIKAEIISFDDLDAAGSVAEARAQGKMRMEGKDYVMQDGDVCDFKIGG
- a CDS encoding AraC family transcriptional regulator, yielding MMQTLNGLVHAIEDVIAQGWGEELDIDAFAASHATTGYHLRRMFSSLAGISISEYVRRRRMTLAATDLLGPEDLLSIATRYGYGSVEAFGRAFRLVHGVSHGEVRRQSGSLRNQPIVKFRLTVEGAMSMDTRIIERPAFALIGHAARVPLIHRGINEHIQRHIASIPQQEHQRLKMLGNTTPTGILQVSVDVDPDYEEGSELTYLHAVAVEEATQVPNDLDRVTVQAGWWVVFRTSGAYPSVVHDAYAASATEWFPSNPWRLRNGPSMVSIVERAEDFSTATCELWLPIERG
- a CDS encoding NAD(P)/FAD-dependent oxidoreductase; its protein translation is MSDIVILGAGVAGHTAALHLSRLLPPGHTVTVVSPNSEWNWIPSNIWVGVGRMEKKKVIFPLKPVYDKIGVVFKQAKATVLWPEGDSQSDRGAVDIEYTGMGRAGETERLRYDFLINATGPQLRFDMTAGLGPEGHSLSVCTADHADETARELKEIIEQLRKGEHKTLVVGMGHGTCTCEGAAFEYVFNVEHELRQAGVRDRARVMYLTNEAELGDFGVGGMTFRQEGYETTSKIWTESLFRERGVEPILGAHVEKVEEGTVYFEQLDGSHHKLDFDFAMLLPPFGGVALKAFDRAGKDITSEVFAPNGFMLVDADYSGKPYEEWKASDWPRTCQSAKFDNMWAAGIAFAPPHQISRPRTSPNGTVITPSPPRTGQPSGEMGKAAALSIVDRIKHGPSAKAHEASMAELTAACVASAGTGLRKGSAASMVMSPIVPDREKFRTGRDLRFTTGEIGLGGHWTKLVLHYMFIYKAKALPGWHLIPE
- a CDS encoding solute carrier family 23 protein; protein product: MAVSTLTQPKHPVDQVPAAPKLAVLGLQHVLAFYAGAVIVPLLIAGSLNLDTATTIHLINADLLTCGIATLIQSVGIGRHVGVRLPIIQGVTTTSVAPIIAIGLGATDGAGGLGSLPTIYGSIIVAGLFTFFVAPLFGRFLKFFPPVVTGSVLLVMGTSLLAVSANDFTNYAESTPASRDLLYAFGTLAVIILVQRFFHGFLGTLSILIGLVLGTTIALILGDTSFDEVGQASAFGITTPFYFGVPSFDVIAIFSMIIVMIITMVETTGDVFATGEIVKKRIRREDVERAIRADGLSTLIGGIMNSFPYTCFAQNVGLVRLTGVKSRWVAASAAGFMIILGLLPKAGAIVASIPAPVLGGASLALFANVAWVGLQTIAKTDLNDGRNAVIVTSALGLAMLVTFKPDIAQAFPEWVRSFVSSGMSIGAITAIVLNLVFFHLGKQSGGDVARNQGEGVSLDELNAMNQEQFVATLRPLFNNETWPLATAWEARPFADVNELREAIQVAVLTAPEVRREALIHDYPAMDRLLLASDEESSAISAVRGSVGLSELDDVQAEKITELSAAYQERFGMPFVAFLDTNDTVDRVIDAGRRRLANSPEQEHRVALTEIVEIAGDRFDLLLADANPVRSAWDRKFTEVE